Proteins from a genomic interval of Paenibacillus sp. FSL R5-0623:
- a CDS encoding STM4011 family radical SAM protein, whose translation MRATLYYRGKLSSCNYDCPYCPFSKTVDSKETLEVDEQQLRQFVNWVREQEVEGHQFSIFFNPYGEALVRRWYREAMVELSHMPHVDKVSIQTNLSVKLDWARELDANTAAFWATYHPRETKEASFVKQCLTLRQMGLAFSVGTVGLRSAFPAIESMRQALPDDVYMWVNAFKDRPKYYTPEEIQFLRGLDPLFEGNLQDYESLGKRCAAGSEVFYVQGSGHVKRCYKDRRIIGHLYRDGLQALAADRPCRMKKCGCYIGYIHMEDSPFRETFGSGLLERNPVLIR comes from the coding sequence ATGAGAGCGACTTTGTATTATCGGGGGAAGTTGTCTTCCTGTAATTACGACTGTCCCTACTGCCCGTTTAGCAAAACGGTGGATTCCAAAGAGACGTTGGAAGTGGACGAGCAACAATTGCGTCAATTTGTGAATTGGGTGAGGGAGCAGGAAGTTGAGGGACACCAATTTTCGATATTCTTCAATCCCTACGGTGAAGCTTTGGTGCGTCGTTGGTACCGGGAAGCGATGGTTGAGCTGTCACATATGCCACATGTGGATAAAGTTTCAATTCAAACCAACCTGTCCGTCAAACTGGATTGGGCGAGGGAGCTGGATGCGAACACAGCAGCCTTTTGGGCGACGTATCATCCTCGTGAGACAAAAGAGGCTTCTTTTGTTAAACAATGTCTGACCTTGCGTCAGATGGGACTTGCTTTTAGTGTCGGTACTGTCGGACTCCGTAGTGCTTTCCCCGCAATTGAGTCCATGAGACAGGCTTTGCCGGATGATGTGTATATGTGGGTCAATGCCTTCAAAGATCGGCCCAAGTATTACACACCGGAAGAGATTCAGTTTTTACGTGGGCTTGATCCGCTTTTTGAAGGTAATCTGCAGGATTATGAGAGCTTGGGCAAGCGATGTGCTGCCGGTTCGGAAGTATTTTATGTTCAGGGGTCCGGGCATGTGAAAAGGTGTTATAAGGATCGCCGTATCATTGGACATCTGTACCGCGATGGTTTGCAGGCTTTGGCCGCGGATCGGCCTTGTCGCATGAAAAAATGTGGCTGTTACATCGGTTATATCCATATGGAAGATTCCCCGTTCAGGGAAACGTTTGGCAGCGGGCTGCTTGAACGTAATCCGGTATTGATTCGTTGA
- a CDS encoding STM4012 family radical SAM protein translates to MEKHLQHTTTGYSTQSGSNIATSLSEVRAFPYRSYLYSYPHKTAYRELDPPLPLGPLWERENTDTYFLYMHIPFCAARCGFCNLFTLPDRRDDTHERYVDALERQAKQWAPITSRRPYSRFAIGGGTPTLLNEVQLNRLFNIAEQVMGLDPAQASISVETSPDTVTDAKLAIMKERSVDRISMGIQSFIEAEASAIYRPQKPQEVERALEKLTRYDFPLLNLDLIYGLPGQTVESWIYSLERVLAYEPGEIFIYPLYTRENTIVKPDDIRRQGPDIRMELYKAAREILKSKGYVQYSMRRFAKEQSSSKVLLPYSCQEEGMVGLGCGARSYTSEVHYASKYGVSYKATQSIIADYVATERYDVADYGIVLSCEEQRRRFILKALLHREGLTLSDYQQRFGTDVMSDYVWLAELLTEGMAELESDEGKQVLRLTEEGLGYSDAIGDWLISAEIREQMEGFVFS, encoded by the coding sequence ATGGAGAAACATTTACAACATACAACAACAGGCTATTCCACACAGTCCGGATCCAATATAGCTACAAGTCTCAGTGAAGTACGGGCATTCCCTTATCGTTCTTACTTATACTCGTATCCGCACAAGACCGCCTATCGGGAGCTTGACCCACCACTGCCGTTAGGGCCACTGTGGGAACGAGAAAATACCGATACGTATTTTTTATATATGCATATTCCCTTTTGTGCTGCTCGTTGCGGATTCTGCAATTTGTTCACACTGCCGGATCGACGGGATGATACACATGAACGTTATGTGGATGCGCTGGAACGTCAGGCGAAGCAATGGGCACCCATTACATCTCGAAGGCCGTATTCGAGGTTTGCGATTGGTGGAGGAACGCCTACATTATTGAATGAGGTTCAGTTGAATCGTCTTTTTAATATTGCTGAACAGGTGATGGGGCTGGACCCTGCGCAAGCATCGATTTCGGTGGAAACGTCGCCGGATACCGTTACGGATGCCAAGCTGGCCATCATGAAGGAACGAAGTGTGGATCGTATTAGTATGGGCATCCAGAGTTTTATTGAAGCTGAAGCATCTGCCATCTATCGTCCACAAAAACCGCAGGAGGTCGAACGAGCGCTTGAGAAGCTTACTCGGTATGATTTCCCATTGTTAAATCTGGATCTGATCTATGGTCTGCCAGGGCAAACGGTGGAATCGTGGATCTATTCATTGGAAAGAGTTCTGGCCTACGAACCGGGCGAAATCTTTATTTATCCCTTGTATACAAGGGAGAATACAATCGTGAAGCCTGATGATATTCGCCGTCAGGGACCTGACATTCGGATGGAGCTGTATAAAGCTGCACGTGAGATTTTAAAAAGTAAAGGTTATGTTCAGTATTCGATGCGCAGATTTGCCAAAGAACAGTCGTCCTCCAAAGTGCTTCTGCCTTATAGCTGTCAGGAGGAGGGCATGGTTGGTCTGGGATGTGGTGCACGCTCTTATACGAGTGAAGTACATTATGCTTCCAAGTACGGCGTGAGTTACAAGGCCACACAAAGCATCATTGCCGATTATGTGGCAACTGAGCGCTACGATGTAGCGGATTATGGCATCGTGTTAAGCTGTGAGGAACAGAGACGTCGCTTTATTCTGAAAGCCTTGCTGCATCGGGAGGGATTGACGTTGTCTGACTACCAACAGCGCTTTGGTACCGATGTGATGTCCGACTATGTCTGGTTGGCTGAACTGTTGACAGAGGGCATGGCGGAGTTGGAGAGCGATGAGGGCAAGCAGGTGCTGCGTCTGACAGAAGAAGGACTGGGTTACTCCGATGCGATTGGAGATTGGCTTATATCTGCCGAAATTCGTGAACAGATGGAAGGGTTTGTTTTCTCATGA
- a CDS encoding STM4013/SEN3800 family hydrolase: MPDMNTIVGSHDLLMITLDTLRYDVAKLEEENCPNLCGSGSWEKRHTPGSFTYAAHHAFFGGFMPTPANTDKESHVRLFHSRNTGLKTHPHTWLFDTPDIVSGFAAEGYRTICIGGVIFFTKKNPLAKVLPGYFQQSYWRMNFGVTNPKSTEHQVQHALKLLEQTAEDERIFMFLNVSAIHGPNRYFVEGAKEDSVETQRAALRYVDEALGPLFEAMRKRARPAYCLAFSDHGTAYGEDGYQGHRLAHDVVWTVPYREFLV, encoded by the coding sequence ATGCCTGATATGAACACCATCGTGGGCTCCCATGATCTGTTAATGATTACGCTGGATACGTTACGATATGACGTTGCCAAGCTGGAAGAGGAGAATTGTCCTAATCTATGTGGTTCGGGTTCGTGGGAGAAGCGTCATACCCCGGGAAGTTTTACATACGCGGCGCACCATGCTTTTTTTGGTGGTTTTATGCCGACACCTGCCAATACAGATAAGGAATCTCATGTAAGGCTATTTCATTCCCGGAATACCGGACTCAAGACACATCCGCACACCTGGCTGTTTGATACACCGGATATCGTATCCGGGTTTGCAGCTGAAGGTTACCGTACCATCTGTATTGGCGGCGTCATCTTTTTTACGAAAAAAAACCCGCTTGCAAAAGTATTGCCCGGTTATTTCCAACAGAGCTACTGGCGAATGAACTTTGGGGTAACCAACCCCAAATCAACAGAACATCAGGTACAGCATGCATTAAAGTTGCTTGAACAGACAGCGGAGGATGAAAGGATATTTATGTTTTTGAACGTGTCTGCCATTCATGGCCCCAATCGTTACTTTGTAGAAGGAGCGAAGGAAGACTCCGTGGAGACTCAGCGAGCTGCACTTCGATATGTAGATGAGGCTCTTGGACCATTGTTCGAGGCGATGAGGAAACGCGCTCGGCCTGCGTATTGCCTGGCTTTTTCCGATCATGGTACAGCTTACGGTGAAGACGGGTATCAAGGACACCGGCTTGCGCATGATGTCGTCTGGACGGTGCCTTACCGTGAATTTTTAGTATAG
- a CDS encoding STM4014 family protein has product MNERLHQPIDVYDLTQDQPFLLIGNPDNRRTQGLQEARHRLGLKPAVVLPYAQLLQNWRQGRTIADTVDSNLPVPLIRIDAPGEEWEVERDLLFLGAVNDTSPTTLTGEMGAEEFSAEQALALEQEWGRIYAPAQWFRGWKACLDLIGRESREIWPEVRFMNDPADIQLMFDKRTCQQHLSSHGVDVPPALPTSQPIRNYMDLRSSMKAAEMHRVFVKLACGSGASGVVAYQVNPRTGDEIAVTTMGMEQRQGKTIFFNEGRLRKYTRSEEIATLMNWLCAEGARIERWMPKATVDQRAYDIRQLVAGGQAGHAIMRLSRTPITNLHLRNERMLPAEAGLDEQRMSLVRTAAQAAMSAFPNSWSAGIDVMLTSGSNPRAYVLDVNPFGDLLYRVEHHGLGTYEWEMELLRKEPIQHA; this is encoded by the coding sequence ATGAATGAAAGACTGCACCAGCCAATAGATGTGTATGATCTAACGCAAGATCAGCCCTTTTTATTGATCGGAAACCCTGATAACCGACGAACACAAGGGCTGCAAGAGGCTAGGCATAGATTGGGTTTGAAACCTGCGGTTGTACTGCCATATGCTCAATTGCTCCAGAATTGGAGACAGGGTCGAACCATCGCTGATACAGTAGATTCCAATCTGCCCGTACCCCTGATTCGGATTGATGCTCCTGGTGAGGAGTGGGAAGTGGAGCGTGACCTACTGTTCCTTGGAGCTGTGAACGATACGTCACCGACAACATTAACGGGTGAAATGGGAGCAGAAGAATTTTCCGCAGAACAGGCACTTGCGCTGGAACAGGAGTGGGGAAGAATCTACGCTCCTGCTCAGTGGTTCCGTGGCTGGAAAGCATGTCTGGATCTAATCGGCCGTGAGTCTCGGGAAATATGGCCTGAAGTCCGATTCATGAATGATCCCGCCGATATCCAATTGATGTTTGACAAGAGAACATGTCAGCAACATCTATCTTCACATGGAGTTGATGTACCTCCGGCGCTTCCAACTTCGCAGCCAATCCGCAATTATATGGACCTGCGTAGCTCAATGAAGGCTGCCGAGATGCATCGTGTGTTTGTGAAGCTTGCGTGTGGCTCCGGGGCTTCAGGAGTTGTTGCCTATCAAGTCAATCCCCGAACGGGTGATGAAATCGCTGTAACAACGATGGGGATGGAACAGAGACAGGGCAAGACGATTTTCTTCAATGAAGGACGTCTACGCAAGTATACCCGCAGTGAAGAGATTGCTACGCTGATGAACTGGTTATGTGCAGAAGGTGCACGGATTGAACGATGGATGCCCAAAGCCACGGTTGATCAGCGGGCCTACGATATTCGCCAACTGGTTGCAGGTGGACAGGCAGGTCACGCGATTATGCGGCTGAGCCGTACGCCGATTACCAATCTGCATCTGCGTAATGAACGTATGCTGCCTGCTGAAGCAGGGCTGGATGAACAGCGGATGTCGCTGGTTAGGACGGCAGCGCAAGCAGCCATGTCTGCATTTCCCAACTCGTGGTCAGCCGGGATTGATGTGATGCTTACTAGTGGTTCGAATCCGCGTGCTTATGTGCTGGATGTGAATCCGTTTGGAGATCTGTTATACAGGGTTGAGCATCATGGCCTCGGAACCTACGAGTGGGAAATGGAACTTTTACGAAAGGAGCCTATTCAACATGCCTGA
- a CDS encoding STM4015 family protein: protein MQEVKLVVSYDDYEDGIRMEKLIKELAAKPEASSLESLVIGDWGQAYENSPDEFMGTLVESAPSFPSLKKLFIGDMGFEECEVSWIIQTNLTPLLGAFPELKSFSVMGSSGLSLEPLQHAKLEELIIICGGLPKDVLSSITHAKLPELRKLELYLGVDNYGFDGSLEDILPLLEKGLFPKLVYLGLKDSEIQDEIAKAAAEAPILDQLEVLDLSQGTLSDEGAEALLASDKIKKLKHLDLSYHYMTNEMISRWNQSGISVDVSDQQQSDEDDWRYPSLTE from the coding sequence ATGCAAGAAGTGAAGCTTGTTGTATCTTACGATGATTATGAGGACGGCATTCGTATGGAAAAGTTAATTAAAGAACTGGCGGCTAAACCGGAGGCCAGCTCATTGGAAAGTCTGGTCATCGGAGATTGGGGACAGGCTTATGAAAATTCGCCTGATGAGTTCATGGGTACGCTCGTCGAGTCGGCTCCAAGCTTTCCGTCATTGAAGAAACTGTTTATTGGAGATATGGGATTTGAAGAATGTGAAGTATCGTGGATTATCCAGACAAATCTCACACCACTGTTAGGTGCCTTTCCAGAATTAAAATCATTCTCTGTAATGGGCAGTAGCGGCCTCAGTCTGGAACCACTCCAGCATGCCAAGCTTGAAGAATTGATTATTATTTGTGGTGGGCTGCCGAAAGACGTGTTATCTTCAATCACCCATGCCAAGTTGCCTGAATTGCGTAAACTGGAATTATATCTGGGTGTGGATAATTATGGTTTCGATGGGTCACTTGAAGATATACTCCCTTTGTTAGAAAAAGGATTATTTCCAAAGCTGGTTTACTTGGGTCTGAAAGACAGTGAAATTCAGGATGAGATTGCCAAAGCAGCAGCTGAAGCACCTATTCTGGATCAACTTGAAGTACTGGATCTATCGCAAGGAACGTTGTCCGATGAAGGGGCTGAAGCGTTGCTTGCCAGTGACAAGATCAAGAAACTGAAACATCTTGATCTAAGTTACCATTACATGACCAATGAAATGATCAGTCGCTGGAACCAATCGGGTATATCTGTAGATGTTAGCGACCAGCAACAGAGTGATGAGGATGACTGGCGTTATCCATCCTTAACGGAATAG
- a CDS encoding XTP/dITP diphosphatase translates to MSLDSPILIVATRNAGKVREFAHAFAPLGKEVKSMFDYPELPDVVEDGVTFAENAWKKAKAVGDALGLPVLADDSGLCVDLLDGEPGVYSARYAGEGATDAQNNAKLLETLESLKSGEDTEQPLLSPARFVCALVLYDPTTGDKYESEGTAEGWITAQAAGAGGFGYDPLFYVPEYEMTMAELTLEQKQAISHRGHALRALVSRLEG, encoded by the coding sequence ATGAGTTTGGACAGCCCAATCCTCATTGTTGCAACCCGCAATGCGGGTAAAGTCCGTGAATTCGCTCATGCTTTCGCACCGCTTGGCAAAGAGGTCAAGAGCATGTTTGACTATCCGGAGCTACCGGATGTGGTAGAAGATGGCGTAACGTTTGCGGAGAATGCCTGGAAGAAAGCCAAGGCGGTTGGTGATGCGCTTGGATTGCCTGTTCTGGCAGACGATTCAGGACTTTGCGTAGACCTGTTGGATGGTGAGCCAGGGGTATATTCAGCGAGATATGCAGGCGAGGGAGCAACGGATGCACAGAATAATGCGAAGTTGCTGGAGACACTGGAATCGTTAAAATCCGGTGAGGACACCGAACAGCCGCTACTAAGTCCGGCTCGTTTTGTATGTGCGTTGGTACTGTACGATCCGACAACAGGTGATAAGTATGAATCAGAAGGCACTGCGGAAGGCTGGATCACGGCTCAAGCTGCAGGTGCTGGCGGTTTTGGATATGACCCACTCTTCTATGTACCTGAATACGAGATGACGATGGCAGAGCTGACGCTTGAGCAAAAGCAGGCGATTAGCCACCGTGGTCACGCGCTGAGAGCGCTTGTATCCAGACTTGAAGGCTGA
- the rph gene encoding ribonuclease PH gives MRSNGRTSEQLRPLNLTVNTNKYAEGSVLIEVGDTKVICTATVEERVPPFMKGQGKGWVTAEYSMLPRATHTRNQREANRGKLTGRTMEIQRLIGRALRSVVNLQALGERTITLDCDVIQADGGTRTTSITGAFVALALAVNKISQQHKLQVFPITDFIAAVSVGVVGEQPVLDLNYDEDSKAKVDMNLVMTGGGKYVELQGTGEEAPFDRRELNAMLELGEQGILEMIERQKEVLGPIALKIGARGLGEA, from the coding sequence ATGAGATCAAACGGACGAACCAGCGAACAGCTGCGCCCGCTGAATTTAACAGTGAACACGAATAAATACGCCGAGGGCTCTGTACTGATTGAAGTTGGAGATACAAAGGTGATCTGTACAGCTACAGTGGAGGAACGTGTACCTCCCTTTATGAAAGGGCAGGGTAAAGGCTGGGTAACAGCGGAATATTCCATGTTGCCACGTGCAACACATACCCGGAACCAACGTGAAGCCAATCGTGGCAAATTAACTGGACGCACCATGGAAATCCAGCGTCTGATTGGTCGGGCACTTCGCTCGGTAGTTAATCTGCAGGCTCTTGGTGAGCGTACGATTACCTTGGACTGTGATGTCATTCAAGCTGACGGAGGCACACGCACAACGTCCATTACCGGTGCGTTTGTAGCGCTGGCGCTTGCCGTGAACAAGATCTCCCAACAGCACAAACTGCAAGTGTTCCCGATTACGGATTTCATTGCCGCAGTAAGTGTGGGTGTTGTGGGTGAACAGCCTGTACTGGATCTGAACTATGATGAAGATTCCAAAGCCAAGGTGGATATGAACCTGGTGATGACAGGCGGCGGTAAATACGTCGAGCTTCAGGGAACAGGTGAGGAAGCACCATTTGATCGCCGTGAGCTGAACGCCATGTTGGAACTGGGCGAACAGGGAATTCTGGAGATGATCGAGCGTCAAAAAGAAGTGCTCGGACCGATTGCGCTCAAGATCGGCGCGCGTGGATTAGGGGAAGCTTAA
- a CDS encoding GerMN domain-containing protein yields the protein MRKIQSLRTVSAAALLSIPMVLSGCGMFGAQSSEAVDPPPPIQEAAMIQAAEGNGALATLPLTTVYLQDQQGLLAPVSLTLPSGTDASSPKTALDTLVTGGAYAGMLPEGFQGVLPQGTVVQNVTIHADDKLAVVEFSGNFAKYDAKEERKMLEAVTWTLTGTPDVENVQIWVDGKKLTQMPVNSTPLPEPLNRAVGINLDLGDTFVTNSSPVTVYFSAASPAGIQYYVPVTRLVTPGEDRVQAALNELIKGPDKGGELEEVMTGGTELQSVKTAEDGTVTVALKDDMFAEGDIVPSELLQSVVLTTAENTASKDAKVQIEWNGQKTVMGDDNRDYSAPVSKPEYINEIPI from the coding sequence ATGAGAAAGATCCAATCTTTGCGTACGGTATCGGCAGCAGCGCTGCTGAGTATTCCTATGGTATTGTCAGGCTGCGGCATGTTTGGAGCACAGTCTTCCGAAGCTGTTGATCCACCACCGCCTATTCAGGAAGCAGCCATGATTCAAGCAGCCGAAGGGAATGGTGCGCTCGCAACGCTCCCATTAACGACGGTATATCTGCAAGACCAGCAGGGGCTGCTCGCTCCGGTATCCCTGACACTTCCTTCTGGAACAGACGCCAGCAGTCCAAAGACAGCACTGGATACACTTGTCACAGGCGGGGCCTATGCGGGTATGTTGCCTGAAGGATTCCAGGGTGTTCTCCCGCAGGGAACGGTTGTGCAGAATGTAACGATTCACGCGGATGACAAGCTGGCGGTTGTTGAGTTCTCGGGTAATTTTGCCAAGTATGATGCGAAGGAAGAACGGAAAATGCTAGAAGCTGTCACGTGGACATTGACGGGAACGCCTGATGTGGAGAATGTGCAGATCTGGGTGGATGGCAAAAAGTTAACGCAAATGCCGGTAAACAGTACGCCGCTGCCTGAACCGCTGAATCGGGCTGTGGGAATCAATCTGGATCTGGGTGATACGTTTGTGACCAACAGCAGCCCGGTAACGGTCTATTTCTCCGCTGCTTCACCAGCAGGCATCCAATATTATGTTCCGGTGACACGTCTGGTTACACCTGGTGAAGATCGGGTGCAGGCAGCATTGAACGAACTGATCAAGGGACCTGACAAAGGCGGCGAACTGGAAGAAGTTATGACAGGCGGAACGGAGCTGCAATCGGTCAAAACCGCCGAGGATGGCACGGTAACGGTTGCCTTGAAAGATGATATGTTTGCCGAAGGGGATATCGTGCCAAGTGAGCTGTTACAGTCTGTCGTATTAACCACTGCGGAGAACACAGCAAGCAAGGACGCCAAAGTACAGATCGAATGGAACGGCCAAAAAACGGTCATGGGTGATGACAACAGGGATTATAGTGCGCCGGTTTCCAAGCCTGAATATATCAACGAAATTCCGATTTAA
- a CDS encoding phosphatidylglycerophosphatase A yields MEHPEQEKIPYSLNSRKVAEATREWLHKRGVTIPEIAELVMLLQKKYYPGLTMEECIENVEMVLRKREVQNAVLTGIQLDILAEQGQLISPLQEMIENDEGLYGVDEILAFSIVNVYGSIGFTNYGYVDKLKPGVLERLNDKSLGPVHTFFDDIVGAIASAASSRIAHRKQSELEEALGEKPVSDDAV; encoded by the coding sequence ATGGAACATCCTGAGCAAGAAAAAATCCCTTACAGCCTGAATAGCCGCAAAGTGGCGGAGGCAACAAGGGAATGGCTGCATAAGCGGGGCGTCACGATCCCTGAGATCGCAGAGCTGGTCATGTTATTGCAGAAAAAATACTATCCAGGTCTTACGATGGAAGAATGTATCGAAAATGTGGAGATGGTTCTCCGTAAACGTGAGGTACAGAACGCTGTTCTGACGGGTATTCAGCTTGATATTCTGGCAGAACAGGGGCAGCTCATATCTCCTTTGCAGGAGATGATTGAGAACGATGAAGGACTGTATGGCGTGGATGAGATTTTGGCATTCTCCATCGTCAATGTATATGGAAGCATTGGATTTACGAATTATGGTTATGTGGACAAGCTGAAGCCAGGGGTGCTTGAACGACTGAATGACAAGAGCCTGGGCCCTGTCCACACGTTCTTCGATGATATTGTCGGTGCGATTGCATCAGCAGCGAGCAGTCGGATCGCCCATCGCAAACAATCCGAGCTTGAAGAAGCACTGGGAGAAAAACCTGTCAGTGATGACGCTGTATAA
- a CDS encoding ferric reductase-like transmembrane domain-containing protein: MAQWIVDYLPTWNIIRISGIAAYVLLFAGVFLGIAQGMPMAKGKPKAAMFKWHTRTTWLAFGLGLVHALTLYIDHYSPFTWGELLIPFTASVHPIGSGLGTLAFYGLVIVLLSSDLRNKLGRKWWFMFHMLSYPMFIGLLVHGMVTGTDSGNIIMRMMYVFTGLSIFGITVLRGMLRERKGPEITIGPKRATSGSPTEQNWVEGFGLVGTVRPKHLK; this comes from the coding sequence ATGGCACAATGGATTGTAGATTATCTGCCAACGTGGAATATCATTCGAATTAGTGGGATTGCTGCTTATGTGCTGCTCTTTGCCGGTGTGTTTCTGGGCATTGCTCAAGGGATGCCGATGGCCAAAGGCAAACCGAAAGCAGCCATGTTCAAATGGCATACCCGAACGACCTGGCTCGCCTTCGGACTTGGACTTGTGCATGCGTTGACTTTATATATTGATCATTACAGCCCATTTACCTGGGGAGAACTTCTGATTCCTTTTACCGCCTCCGTGCATCCGATCGGCAGTGGTCTGGGAACGTTAGCCTTCTACGGATTAGTGATTGTCCTGTTATCCAGTGATCTGCGGAACAAGCTGGGCCGTAAATGGTGGTTCATGTTCCACATGTTGTCCTACCCGATGTTCATTGGTCTGCTGGTTCACGGCATGGTGACGGGCACAGATTCTGGCAACATCATCATGCGGATGATGTATGTATTTACCGGACTCAGCATCTTCGGTATCACGGTGTTACGTGGCATGTTGCGAGAGCGCAAAGGCCCGGAAATCACGATTGGACCGAAACGGGCAACATCTGGTTCACCTACCGAGCAGAATTGGGTTGAAGGTTTTGGTTTGGTGGGAACGGTACGACCTAAACATCTGAAATAA
- a CDS encoding FAD:protein FMN transferase, whose translation MSRTEQVARPLRFQFRAMNTDVEVQLSAGQEEAEHAATVVKNWFETQEQRFSRFVADSELNRLNHATGWIPISAAMDEVLSLAYGYIGLTEGIFQPGISQALQASGYDLSFEKVQQRQLQRPLLERILRTRTPESSGGMEDRYDHSRPSWIQREGSRMVHLDPGAELDLGGIVKGWAVERIADWLQRTLHIPAGLINAGGDTQVWGTSDHPQWTLEVADPLQNQGAVSGAIRLQRGAVATSGISRRQWQNTDGSFAHHLIDPRTMEPADTDVLQCTVLGQHASQCEIIAKTVCILGSAEAVGWLNRHYDRHDILWMTRDGITYFRGNTDTLAEHWPGFDPDHRFSLI comes from the coding sequence ATGAGCCGCACGGAGCAAGTTGCTCGTCCGCTCCGATTTCAATTCCGTGCGATGAACACGGATGTTGAAGTGCAACTGTCCGCTGGGCAGGAAGAAGCTGAACATGCAGCAACCGTGGTGAAGAATTGGTTTGAGACGCAAGAGCAGCGCTTTAGCCGATTTGTGGCAGACAGTGAACTGAATCGTCTGAATCATGCAACCGGATGGATACCCATCTCCGCTGCGATGGATGAAGTGTTGAGTCTGGCCTATGGATATATTGGACTGACTGAAGGGATTTTTCAACCGGGTATCTCGCAGGCTCTTCAGGCTTCGGGATATGATCTAAGTTTCGAGAAGGTGCAGCAACGACAATTGCAACGTCCATTGCTTGAACGCATATTGCGAACGAGAACACCTGAATCATCAGGCGGGATGGAAGATCGATATGACCACAGCCGTCCGAGCTGGATTCAGCGGGAAGGTAGTCGGATGGTTCATCTGGACCCTGGAGCTGAGTTGGACTTGGGAGGCATTGTTAAGGGCTGGGCAGTGGAGCGTATCGCAGACTGGTTACAGCGAACGTTGCATATTCCGGCGGGTTTGATTAACGCGGGTGGAGATACCCAAGTATGGGGCACATCAGACCATCCCCAGTGGACCTTGGAAGTAGCAGATCCTTTGCAGAATCAGGGTGCTGTGTCGGGAGCGATCCGTTTACAGCGAGGAGCTGTTGCCACTTCGGGTATTTCCCGCAGACAATGGCAGAATACGGATGGAAGCTTTGCACACCACCTCATTGACCCACGGACGATGGAGCCGGCAGATACGGACGTATTGCAGTGTACGGTTCTGGGACAGCATGCTTCGCAATGCGAGATCATTGCCAAGACGGTCTGCATTCTGGGGAGTGCCGAAGCCGTGGGCTGGTTAAACCGACATTACGATCGGCATGACATCCTGTGGATGACACGGGATGGGATTACTTATTTTAGAGGGAATACGGATACGCTCGCTGAGCACTGGCCCGGTTTTGATCCGGATCATCGCTTCAGTCTGATTTAA